A genomic stretch from Chelmon rostratus isolate fCheRos1 chromosome 14, fCheRos1.pri, whole genome shotgun sequence includes:
- the guca1d gene encoding guanylate cyclase activator 1d, with amino-acid sequence MGNHGSNLDDILAEDMHHWYNKFMRESPSGLITLFELKAILGLKGMTENANSYVDQVFFTFDMDGDGYIDFVEYIAAISLMLKGEINQKLKWYFKLFDQDGNGKIDREELETIFSAIQDITRNRDIDPEEIVSLIFERIDVKGEGEMTLEEFIEGAKDHEDIMDMLKKMMDLTPVLVIIVEGRTG; translated from the exons ATGGGGAACCACGGCTCGAACCTGGACGACATTCTGGCGGAGGACATGCACCACTGGTACAACAAGTTCATGCGTGAGTCTCCATCGGGCCTCATCACACTGTTCGAGCTGAAGGCCATCCTGGGCCTGAAGGGCATGACGGAGAACGCCAACAGCTATGTGGACCAGGTCTTCTTCACCTTCGACATGGACGGG GACGGTTATATCGACTTTGTTGAGTACATCGCAGCCATCAGTCTGATGCTGAAAGGAGAAATCAACCAGAAACTGAAGTGGTACTTCAAACTGTTCGACCAGGACGGCAACGGAAAGATCGACAGGGAAGAACTGGAGACCATCTTCTCG GCCATCCAGGACATCACTCGAAACAGAGACATCGACCCCGAGGAAATCGTGTCGCTTATATTTGAGAGGATCGATGTGAAGGGAGAAG GTGAGATGACCCTGGAGGAGTTCATCGAGGGAGCTAAAGACCACGAAGACATCATGGACATGTTGAAGAAAATGATGGACCTGACGCCGGTGTTAGTCATCATCGTGGAGGGCCGGACGGGATGA
- the dub gene encoding duboraya, translating into MEEEAPSRRSVAELAGRFKGSAPPHDAAGPETEKPVRRRPPRSLQLPKTHGDNQEQSPGVTSPVPAAKRNSALIEKLQASLVLPSAAPLLSPKSPGFRLLPHTFPPSSPGSSPATPVISSSAATPTSPVTEEEGPASFEAPPTVEEGSILSNANIKGRARHSIRRRPPSRRHRKSSSGDEVGVADSEGDVSLSSPSEPEVKTPGGGEKEEAGELFKQEGQTDEVKEDKTDASTCPEKNESHEEDRSEISAEPGEEDEKKEEAEEGSKGGEEGEGSSSGRKEEEEEKNSEEKKEEDLTEGATNTDCKEEEKTQEASQCSVR; encoded by the exons ATGGAG GAGGAGGCTCCATCCCGGCGCTCTGTGGCTGAGCTTGCGGGAAGATTCAAAGGCTCGGCTCCTCCACACGATGCTGCTGGACCTGAAACG GAGAAGCCGGTCAGACGCCGCCCTCCTCGCTCCTTACAGCTCCCCAAAACACATGGAGACAACCAGGag cagtCACCAGGCGTCACCTCTCCTGTACCTGCTGCTAAAAGGAACTCTGCTCTGATCGAGAAGCTCCAG GCCAGCCTCGTTCTCCCCTCCGCGGCCCCGCTGCTCTCTCCAAAGAGCCCTGGCTTCAGACTGCTGCCTCACAccttccccccctcctcccccggCTCCAGCCCAGCTACCCCGGTAATCAGTTCTTCTGCAGCAACCCCCACCAGCCCTGTAACAGAAGAGGAAGGCCCCGCCTCCTTTGAAGCCCCTCCCACTGTGGAGGAGGGGTCCATCCTGTCAAACGCCAACATCAAG GGCAGAGCTCGCCACTCCATCCGACGACGCCCGCCATCCCGCCGCCACAGGAAGTCCAGCAGTGGAGACGAGGTTGGCGTCGCCGACAGTGAAGGAGATGTGTCTCTGAGCTCGCCAAGTGAACCAGAAGTCAAAACGCCAGGAGGAGGCGagaaggaggaggcaggagagctTTTCAAACAGGAAGGTCAAACAGACGAGGTGAAGGAGGATAAAACAGACGCTTCAACGTGTCCTGAGAAAAACGAGTCCCACGAAGAAGATCGCTCAGAGATCAGCGCCGAGCCCGGAGAGGAAGacgagaagaaggaggaggcagaggaaggatccaagggaggagaggagggagaaggatcTTCAtcaggaagaaaggaggaggaggaggagaaaaactctgaagaaaaaaaggaagaagattTGACTGAAGGAGCgacaaacacagactgcaaagaagaagaaaagaccCAG GAGGCAAGTCAGTGTTCAGTCCGGTGA